From a single Sulfolobus sp. E5-1-F genomic region:
- a CDS encoding FkbM family methyltransferase yields MIFSYGKSRIEIPDEYGYVYYATFIAGEWDFLRVNNNDVVLDAGAFIGDFTIKVARKAKEVVAVEPLPWAFKLLKRNVELNELKNVVLVNKALYFTDGLKVKIRDNGVGSRVDEKEGEIEVDTVTIDSLGKFSVVKMDIEGAESEVFKREEWLNYVRLLGIELHGEGNIVRIPRYLTSKGFSIKEMTKTDLIKNAIRNIVTHPLDFLKAETRTKTIMRTMSREYKVPALSNENLVRIVYGKRIVNARSTVI; encoded by the coding sequence ATGATATTTAGTTATGGTAAAAGTAGGATTGAAATACCAGACGAGTATGGTTATGTTTATTATGCTACCTTTATTGCTGGAGAATGGGATTTTCTGAGAGTTAATAATAATGACGTAGTCCTTGATGCTGGAGCTTTTATTGGAGATTTTACTATAAAAGTTGCAAGAAAAGCTAAGGAAGTTGTTGCTGTAGAACCTTTACCTTGGGCTTTTAAGTTGTTGAAAAGGAACGTTGAGCTAAATGAGTTGAAGAATGTAGTTCTAGTTAATAAAGCACTATATTTCACCGATGGTTTGAAGGTTAAAATAAGAGATAATGGAGTCGGTAGTAGAGTGGATGAAAAGGAAGGAGAGATCGAAGTTGATACAGTAACAATAGATTCCTTAGGAAAATTTAGTGTGGTAAAGATGGATATAGAGGGAGCTGAAAGTGAAGTATTTAAAAGGGAGGAGTGGCTAAACTATGTAAGACTTTTGGGTATTGAATTACACGGTGAAGGAAACATAGTAAGAATACCCAGATATCTTACGTCGAAAGGTTTTAGTATTAAGGAAATGACTAAGACTGATCTTATTAAAAACGCTATAAGAAATATTGTAACTCATCCTCTGGATTTCCTAAAGGCTGAAACTAGAACTAAGACTATTATGAGAACTATGAGTAGGGAATATAAAGTTCCAGCATTGTCTAATGAAAACCTTGTGAGGATAGTTTACGGTAAAAGAATTGTAAATGCAAGAAGTACGGTTATTTAA
- a CDS encoding class I SAM-dependent methyltransferase, whose translation MNKKRDVLKEFYEEHYAKIELTRHMKKRVELTEEAIRKYARKKESILEIGCGTGENLYNYVSWFGFNKAYCVEIATAAEDKIKEKGINPLILDVNTDKIPLANSSIDVIIFEEVIEHLYNSDLVMSEIKRLLRSEDGILILSTPNLSSWINRLVLLLGYQPFSHDVSFLGGFGRIKYKTQTNGHIKSFTLRAMINYLSFFNFKILEINGVEGDGISGFLAKVDSLFSKFPSLASHMFIVAKN comes from the coding sequence TTGAATAAGAAAAGAGACGTACTAAAAGAGTTTTATGAAGAACATTATGCTAAGATTGAGTTGACTCGACACATGAAGAAAAGGGTGGAACTAACAGAAGAAGCGATTAGGAAATATGCTAGGAAGAAAGAATCTATCCTAGAAATAGGTTGCGGGACTGGTGAGAATTTATATAATTACGTTTCTTGGTTTGGTTTTAATAAAGCTTATTGTGTAGAAATAGCTACTGCAGCAGAGGATAAAATAAAGGAAAAAGGAATTAATCCCCTCATACTTGATGTAAATACCGATAAAATTCCTTTAGCGAATTCTTCAATAGATGTCATAATTTTCGAAGAAGTTATAGAACATCTTTACAATTCTGATTTAGTGATGAGTGAAATAAAAAGATTACTAAGATCTGAAGATGGTATCCTTATTTTAAGTACTCCAAACCTTTCATCATGGATAAATAGACTAGTTCTATTACTGGGTTATCAACCTTTTTCCCACGACGTCTCGTTTTTGGGTGGATTTGGAAGGATTAAATATAAGACTCAAACTAACGGTCATATAAAGTCTTTTACCTTAAGAGCTATGATCAACTATTTATCCTTTTTTAATTTTAAAATTTTAGAAATAAATGGGGTTGAGGGTGATGGTATCTCTGGATTTTTAGCAAAAGTCGATTCATTATTTTCTAAGTTCCCTAGCCTTGCTTCTCATATGTTTATAGTTGCTAAGAACTAA
- a CDS encoding oligosaccharide flippase family protein, producing MNPIINALKNLSVATVNIIVALIFFVITAKITNPAFFGKVAIIQLLEVVTVSFFALINANIITREVSYMFAKHEIDKKLISTVLLTPLVVSPVFLILLIFPNYVKLTIPYLILYLFTSYASSIMSGLNKYTEGAISGITFLIIRWGISIIAVLQQNIYLFVEIWLAGAIFSSMFDALVIARSIGGLQFAFSFSIFKKIFKEGLTLYFSSMAGFLAGQGDRVSTAYLLGSYYLGIYQFAALVGGVPNMIMGALTNVLLPSASYYKALGKDELTISRLSFKVTAFITFLLVTVSIPFAYFFIPRFFPDYTNGLEAMTIILLATTLPQPISALTYFLIAFKKSLRPFLYLSVINTLTTVTTSFLLIPRIGIMGGAISQLIVASISSAFTLYYVLSNKVFHPTRREIAVLSLIPIIFSYELFIDPPFLDLIVLVFLIIFFKKVFTAEEKRVVETFSPKVFRVIMRILL from the coding sequence ATGAATCCGATAATTAACGCCCTTAAGAATCTCAGCGTGGCTACAGTTAACATCATTGTTGCACTCATATTCTTTGTGATAACTGCTAAGATTACTAACCCAGCGTTTTTCGGTAAAGTAGCAATAATACAACTTCTTGAAGTAGTCACGGTATCATTCTTTGCCTTGATTAATGCGAATATAATAACTAGGGAAGTAAGTTATATGTTTGCAAAACATGAAATAGACAAAAAACTCATTAGCACTGTCTTACTCACACCTTTAGTCGTCTCTCCAGTTTTTCTCATCCTTTTAATCTTTCCTAACTACGTTAAGCTTACAATACCTTACCTAATACTCTATCTCTTTACCTCATATGCCTCAAGTATAATGAGTGGGCTTAATAAGTATACTGAAGGGGCAATCTCTGGCATAACTTTCTTGATAATTAGGTGGGGAATCTCAATAATTGCTGTTCTTCAACAGAATATTTACTTATTTGTGGAGATTTGGTTAGCTGGTGCAATTTTCTCCTCTATGTTTGATGCTTTAGTTATTGCGAGAAGTATAGGAGGACTGCAATTCGCATTCTCTTTCTCAATTTTTAAGAAGATTTTCAAGGAGGGATTAACACTTTACTTTTCCTCAATGGCAGGATTTTTAGCTGGGCAAGGTGATAGGGTTTCTACAGCTTATCTACTAGGTTCATATTACCTTGGTATTTATCAATTTGCAGCTTTAGTTGGTGGTGTTCCTAATATGATAATGGGAGCATTAACTAACGTTTTATTACCTTCAGCCTCATACTATAAAGCTTTAGGAAAAGATGAGTTAACAATCTCTAGGTTATCTTTTAAGGTTACTGCGTTTATTACTTTCCTCCTAGTCACAGTTTCAATTCCTTTTGCTTACTTTTTCATTCCTAGGTTTTTCCCAGACTACACAAATGGATTAGAGGCAATGACTATAATACTTTTGGCTACTACATTACCTCAACCCATTAGCGCTTTAACTTACTTTCTAATAGCGTTTAAAAAGAGCTTGAGACCATTTCTATATCTTTCCGTAATTAACACTTTAACCACAGTAACAACTTCGTTCTTACTTATCCCTAGAATTGGAATAATGGGTGGTGCAATATCCCAGCTTATAGTAGCATCAATTTCTTCAGCCTTCACTTTATACTATGTACTATCTAATAAGGTATTTCACCCTACTAGGAGAGAAATTGCTGTTTTGTCACTTATACCAATTATCTTTTCTTATGAGCTTTTCATTGACCCTCCCTTCCTAGACCTGATAGTTCTTGTGTTCTTAATCATTTTCTTTAAAAAGGTTTTTACAGCAGAGGAGAAAAGAGTTGTTGAAACATTTTCGCCTAAGGTCTTTAGAGTAATCATGAGAATTCTTTTATAA
- a CDS encoding type III-B CRISPR system CMR subunit Cmr7, whose product MSSGGSSNNTQEEWEAHHLFVPVVKKEKYEDLDREYENSSINIGQPTDPKVSDVISSRGRPMIANILTLVGFATASEQSYTLVFTGDPCDYVRGVILPLRDGDKVKLDKSKYSAIIITITNSNYDKLYILNRENSLLDKLRDKRLILILSKNHELKETRIGKVDRDNLSNFLKKFYGGNTSVNLNDLTNNNKELEKMAKPFTYTYIS is encoded by the coding sequence ATGAGTAGTGGAGGATCAAGCAATAATACACAAGAAGAGTGGGAGGCTCATCATTTATTTGTACCAGTTGTAAAAAAGGAGAAGTATGAAGATCTTGATAGGGAGTATGAGAATTCCAGTATTAATATTGGACAACCAACAGATCCTAAAGTTTCAGATGTAATATCTAGTAGGGGAAGGCCGATGATCGCTAATATTCTCACACTTGTAGGTTTTGCTACGGCCAGTGAACAAAGCTACACATTGGTATTTACTGGAGATCCTTGTGACTATGTGAGGGGAGTGATTCTACCATTAAGAGATGGAGATAAGGTAAAACTTGATAAGTCAAAATATTCAGCAATTATAATTACAATAACAAATTCAAATTATGATAAACTATATATTTTGAACCGAGAAAATAGTTTATTAGATAAATTGAGAGATAAAAGGTTAATTCTAATTTTATCTAAAAATCATGAGTTAAAAGAAACTAGAATAGGTAAAGTGGATAGAGATAACTTATCTAACTTTCTCAAGAAGTTTTATGGAGGTAATACAAGTGTCAATCTGAATGATCTTACAAACAACAATAAGGAACTGGAAAAGATGGCTAAACCGTTCACTTATACTTATATTAGCTAG
- the bgaS gene encoding beta-galactosidase BgaS translates to MISFPTNFKFGWSQSGFQFEMGSSSSKDPNSDWYVWVHDKENIASGLVSGDFPEDGPNYWENYRIFHDNAERMHLKIVRLGIEWSRIFPKPLPKPVTENQKDITEVEINENILREMDHYASNDAINHYREIFKDIKDRGIFFILNIYVWPLPLWLHDPIRIRNGDLTGPTGWLSPRLVYEFARFSAYIAWKFDDLVDLYVTINEPNVIWGNSFIPSVKQSLELREKAYYNLVQAHARAYDAIKNISRKPIGIVYANTSFQPESENDIEAVEIAEYENRWRFFDAIIRGEINKQQGKEITIIIRDDLKNKVDWIGVNYYTRAVVKKTEKGYTRVSGYGHGCERNSISAAGFPCSDNGWEMAPEGLYDVLVKYWNRYHIPLYVTENGIADDADYLRPYSLVSHIYQTHRAINEGADVRGYLHWSLTDNYEWGVGFSMKFGLLKVDYNTKKLYWRPSAFVYREIAKNGGITDEIEHLNRMPPIQLCRCKKEKLEK, encoded by the coding sequence GTGATAAGTTTTCCTACCAATTTTAAGTTCGGCTGGTCTCAATCTGGATTTCAATTTGAGATGGGTAGTTCAAGTTCTAAAGATCCTAATAGCGATTGGTATGTTTGGGTCCACGATAAAGAGAATATAGCTTCTGGATTAGTGAGCGGAGATTTTCCAGAGGATGGACCTAATTATTGGGAGAATTATAGAATTTTTCACGATAATGCTGAAAGAATGCATTTAAAAATAGTCAGATTAGGTATTGAATGGTCAAGAATCTTCCCTAAACCTTTACCTAAACCTGTTACAGAAAATCAAAAAGATATAACGGAAGTAGAAATAAATGAGAATATATTGAGAGAAATGGATCACTACGCCAGTAATGACGCAATAAATCATTATAGAGAAATATTCAAAGATATTAAAGATAGGGGAATCTTCTTTATACTGAACATATACGTGTGGCCTTTACCACTATGGTTACACGATCCAATCAGAATCAGAAATGGAGACCTTACTGGACCTACAGGATGGTTAAGTCCACGTTTAGTTTACGAATTTGCAAGGTTCTCAGCTTACATAGCGTGGAAATTTGACGACTTAGTAGACTTATACGTTACGATCAATGAGCCAAACGTGATTTGGGGAAATTCGTTTATTCCCTCAGTGAAACAGAGTTTAGAACTTAGGGAAAAGGCTTATTACAACCTCGTTCAAGCTCACGCTAGGGCATACGATGCCATAAAAAACATTTCAAGGAAACCAATTGGAATAGTTTACGCTAACACTTCATTTCAACCGGAAAGTGAAAACGATATTGAAGCAGTAGAAATAGCGGAATATGAAAATAGATGGAGATTTTTTGACGCCATAATAAGAGGGGAAATTAATAAACAACAAGGGAAAGAAATAACTATAATAATAAGAGATGATCTAAAAAATAAAGTAGATTGGATAGGAGTAAACTACTATACAAGAGCTGTTGTAAAAAAGACTGAAAAAGGGTATACAAGAGTAAGCGGATATGGTCATGGATGTGAAAGGAACTCCATAAGCGCTGCTGGTTTTCCGTGTAGCGATAACGGTTGGGAAATGGCACCAGAAGGATTATACGACGTACTTGTTAAATATTGGAACAGATATCACATACCCCTCTACGTCACAGAAAACGGTATTGCCGATGACGCCGACTATTTAAGACCATACTCTTTAGTTTCTCACATTTATCAAACTCATAGAGCAATAAATGAGGGAGCTGACGTTAGGGGTTATTTGCACTGGTCTTTAACAGATAACTACGAATGGGGTGTTGGCTTTTCGATGAAATTTGGTTTATTAAAAGTAGACTATAACACTAAAAAATTATATTGGAGACCCTCAGCGTTTGTCTATAGAGAAATAGCCAAAAACGGCGGAATAACGGATGAAATAGAACATTTGAACAGAATGCCTCCTATACAATTATGTCGATGTAAGAAAGAAAAATTGGAAAAATAG
- a CDS encoding carbamoyltransferase family protein, with product MIVIGFNWPPEHDHAVAVIQDGKLVFAVEEERFTRHKHSIFEPPINSLKEAFKFLKKQGIKPKDVDAYAINYDSKLFDFRIRRGVYFSSFAHSSHFGVWEGKGPLGYIIHFLNGNYMYLAERLIRKVINDLGEEMPNDIKIYPVRHHLTHASSAYYFSSFSSATILTIDASGEYESTVIWKVKDGNFEPILSMWTSYGSLGNLYESMMQSIKFSPLEGPGKGMGLAPYGKESSYYHKLKEFVKITPDGDEPYTILLDGKKIKTKYWQKISRIYDIISESVIGSKTLDWNPRGELNENAVNIAWAVQKVTEEAVLSTAYWAKKHTGEDKVALAGGVALNAKANMELHYSHLFNDIFIFPAANDAGGPIGAAAYVYEHILGGKMKNERLTHVYFGPEYSDDEVKNIVRKSKFKAEYVDNDMNPIADLVAKGEIVTFYQGRAELGPRALGHRSILADPTRKEYWRLVNDIKGREWWRPLAPSLLLEDASEYFRDPTKHEFMILMLRYKDEEVCKRVPVTCHVDLTARPQTVTGEEDKNWYNVIKAFKDLRGEGLVMNTSFNLAGEPLVETPQDAIRSFAVGGFDAMYLQGWLITKR from the coding sequence ATGATTGTTATTGGTTTTAACTGGCCTCCAGAACACGATCATGCTGTTGCAGTAATTCAAGATGGTAAACTTGTATTTGCTGTTGAAGAGGAAAGATTTACTAGACATAAACACTCTATTTTTGAACCACCAATTAATTCGCTGAAGGAGGCGTTTAAATTTCTTAAAAAACAAGGAATAAAACCAAAAGATGTTGATGCTTATGCTATTAACTATGACTCTAAACTTTTCGATTTTAGAATTAGAAGAGGAGTGTATTTTAGTTCTTTTGCTCATTCTTCTCATTTTGGAGTTTGGGAAGGAAAAGGCCCTCTAGGTTATATTATTCACTTTTTAAACGGAAATTACATGTATCTAGCTGAAAGATTGATAAGGAAAGTAATTAATGACCTAGGAGAAGAAATGCCAAATGATATAAAGATTTATCCCGTTAGGCATCATTTAACACATGCATCATCAGCATATTATTTCTCTAGTTTTTCTTCGGCCACTATACTAACAATCGACGCTTCTGGTGAGTACGAATCAACGGTAATTTGGAAAGTAAAAGATGGGAACTTTGAACCAATATTATCAATGTGGACATCATATGGCAGCTTAGGAAATCTTTATGAATCTATGATGCAGAGTATTAAATTTAGCCCGCTTGAAGGTCCAGGCAAAGGTATGGGTTTAGCACCTTACGGTAAAGAATCAAGTTATTATCATAAACTCAAAGAGTTTGTAAAAATTACACCGGATGGTGATGAACCTTACACAATATTATTAGATGGAAAGAAAATAAAGACGAAGTATTGGCAGAAAATAAGTCGTATTTATGACATTATTTCTGAGAGTGTTATTGGTTCCAAAACTTTGGACTGGAATCCTCGTGGTGAGTTGAATGAAAATGCTGTTAACATTGCTTGGGCTGTTCAAAAAGTCACGGAGGAGGCTGTTCTATCCACGGCTTATTGGGCTAAGAAGCATACGGGAGAAGACAAGGTTGCTTTGGCTGGTGGCGTTGCTTTGAACGCTAAGGCTAATATGGAGCTTCACTATTCTCATCTCTTCAACGACATTTTCATTTTTCCAGCAGCTAATGACGCTGGTGGTCCTATTGGTGCAGCTGCTTACGTTTATGAACACATTCTAGGTGGTAAGATGAAGAATGAGAGGCTTACTCACGTTTACTTTGGGCCGGAGTATTCAGACGATGAGGTTAAGAATATAGTTAGGAAGAGTAAGTTTAAGGCTGAATATGTGGACAACGATATGAATCCTATTGCTGATTTGGTCGCTAAGGGGGAAATTGTTACTTTCTATCAAGGTAGGGCTGAGTTAGGCCCAAGGGCTTTGGGTCACAGATCCATTTTAGCTGACCCAACTAGAAAAGAATACTGGCGTTTAGTTAATGACATTAAGGGTAGGGAGTGGTGGAGACCATTAGCACCTTCTTTACTTCTAGAAGACGCCTCAGAGTATTTCAGAGATCCTACTAAACACGAGTTTATGATTTTAATGCTTCGTTATAAGGATGAGGAGGTTTGTAAGAGGGTTCCAGTTACTTGTCATGTTGATTTAACAGCAAGACCTCAAACTGTTACTGGTGAGGAGGATAAGAATTGGTATAACGTGATCAAGGCTTTTAAGGACTTAAGGGGTGAGGGACTGGTGATGAATACTTCTTTCAATTTAGCTGGTGAGCCATTGGTTGAGACTCCTCAAGATGCTATTAGGAGTTTTGCTGTTGGTGGTTTTGATGCAATGTATTTACAAGGATGGTTAATAACAAAAAGATAG
- the cmr1 gene encoding type III-B CRISPR module RAMP protein Cmr1, which produces MEKVAEFDIELISPHMGGYNGSPYDVDSQYIEPPRPTEFKALWRWWYRVLINDGSKDYESLDEEVGKVLGSQNVASNYIIRVIPESLPSPYDRKVVDDVISFFKEILPNMLRSEITLRKILRKVAENTEAETLLNKCLANCSNDVKKVIEKIKSAYKTRYFLYIQPRSKQGESDIIYKITKNRELILDESVELQNYIKRIINDTFFVNETFTLKLIVYSRKDGGEVEKDLIPLIFGFIFGGVGSGNDRGLGSIIIRNIYSNYISENLKKNVIELFRCQNPECANMKLEEIIREAGTHGYLIPPNGTPTSYTKVASAKSLGYKILSCNSQNRFLCLEKIWSSVQKANWKKVIWGSFNQDCQKCHGGNLHTDILGLPRRGSSRDNRRGRGTITTGYNVIDGNNKEDRRKSYISFKVINDNIVLLTYFYSSDFYDKLNWVSSEEGEKSVYELKIAKPSDILNCRGPSDILDCRATTSNNPPYDKSTYIQNAIESAIEFIEKCFIDS; this is translated from the coding sequence ATGGAAAAAGTTGCTGAATTTGATATTGAGCTTATATCTCCTCATATGGGAGGATATAATGGTAGCCCTTATGATGTAGATTCCCAGTATATAGAACCTCCTAGACCAACTGAGTTCAAAGCTTTATGGAGGTGGTGGTATAGAGTTCTAATAAATGATGGTAGCAAAGACTACGAAAGTTTAGATGAAGAGGTTGGAAAGGTCTTAGGTTCACAAAACGTCGCATCTAATTATATTATTAGAGTTATTCCAGAGTCTTTACCATCTCCTTATGACCGTAAAGTAGTTGATGATGTGATTTCGTTCTTTAAGGAAATATTACCAAATATGCTCAGATCGGAGATCACTCTAAGGAAAATACTACGTAAAGTAGCTGAGAACACTGAAGCCGAAACATTATTAAATAAATGTTTAGCTAATTGTAGTAACGACGTAAAGAAGGTAATAGAAAAAATTAAGAGTGCGTATAAAACTAGATACTTTTTATATATACAACCGAGGAGCAAACAAGGGGAATCTGATATAATATACAAAATTACCAAAAATAGGGAATTAATACTCGATGAAAGTGTAGAGCTTCAAAACTACATTAAGAGAATTATAAACGATACCTTCTTCGTTAATGAGACCTTTACTCTAAAACTTATAGTTTACTCAAGAAAAGATGGAGGAGAAGTTGAGAAGGACTTAATACCTCTCATTTTTGGGTTTATCTTCGGTGGAGTCGGTTCTGGAAATGATAGAGGATTAGGTAGTATTATAATTAGGAATATTTACAGTAATTATATATCGGAGAATCTAAAGAAAAATGTAATAGAATTATTTAGATGCCAGAACCCTGAATGTGCTAACATGAAGTTGGAAGAGATTATAAGAGAGGCTGGAACACATGGTTATTTAATACCTCCTAATGGCACCCCAACATCATACACAAAAGTAGCATCAGCTAAAAGCCTTGGTTATAAAATCTTAAGTTGTAATTCTCAAAACCGATTCCTATGCTTAGAGAAAATTTGGAGCAGTGTACAGAAAGCGAATTGGAAAAAAGTAATATGGGGAAGTTTTAATCAAGACTGTCAGAAGTGTCACGGAGGAAATCTCCATACAGACATTTTGGGATTACCTAGAAGAGGAAGTTCCCGGGATAACAGACGTGGAAGGGGTACCATTACTACTGGGTATAATGTAATTGATGGTAACAATAAAGAAGATAGAAGGAAGTCCTATATATCCTTTAAAGTCATTAACGACAACATAGTACTTCTAACTTACTTTTACTCCTCCGATTTTTACGATAAGTTAAATTGGGTAAGTAGTGAAGAAGGCGAGAAGAGCGTATATGAACTGAAAATTGCAAAACCTAGTGATATACTAAATTGTAGAGGACCTAGTGATATACTCGATTGTAGAGCTACAACTTCTAATAATCCTCCTTATGATAAGTCCACTTATATACAAAATGCAATAGAGTCAGCTATCGAATTCATTGAGAAATGTTTTATTGATAGTTAG
- a CDS encoding glycosyltransferase has translation MTIVVIGELINQGGGSVRNEELLKRFKSKIDFIFIPSIRWNIYPALVNLNYCRRLKEKIFELNLNIPDFILKLLEERKKYSVLNLINFISQRFGNVELAYSQAEIIEDLLLLSKLKSKHKGFIIQGFWFQHDIIKDFKFERSANPDLSVATVLINTIKRSLLRNIYFHYIIKRITFINTINPMNPEYTILTRKKNILKNVIFPGNAVTVPIIDSSKKEDYFIYAARLSPPKGFLLLPFIWKEVVKKEKVKLLITADRNTNDRNVIRLTKLIKKFNLDKYIEFIGYLNKENYYPKISKSKGVIIPSLGDSYSMAILEALSLKTVYIGLKLPTLEYLYKDIEPVFLEENVNGIAQRILRILNMKEEEYNSMFDNEKVREFLKLHQSWDLVAKLELDTFLKLIK, from the coding sequence ATGACAATTGTTGTTATTGGAGAACTTATAAATCAAGGAGGTGGAAGTGTTAGAAACGAAGAATTATTAAAAAGATTTAAAAGTAAAATAGATTTTATTTTTATACCGTCAATTAGATGGAACATCTACCCTGCATTAGTTAACCTTAACTATTGCAGAAGGCTAAAGGAGAAGATATTCGAGTTAAATTTGAATATACCTGATTTTATACTTAAATTATTAGAAGAAAGAAAAAAATATTCAGTTTTAAATTTAATAAATTTTATATCCCAAAGATTTGGAAATGTTGAATTAGCCTACTCTCAAGCTGAAATTATTGAGGACTTACTCTTATTAAGTAAATTAAAGAGCAAACATAAAGGTTTTATCATTCAAGGTTTTTGGTTTCAGCACGATATTATTAAAGATTTTAAATTCGAAAGATCTGCTAATCCAGATTTAAGTGTAGCTACTGTACTTATAAATACCATTAAAAGATCTTTATTAAGGAATATTTATTTTCATTATATTATTAAGAGGATTACTTTTATAAATACTATTAATCCTATGAACCCTGAATACACTATTTTAACGAGGAAGAAGAATATATTGAAAAATGTAATCTTTCCAGGTAATGCAGTGACAGTTCCCATAATAGATTCTTCTAAAAAAGAGGATTATTTTATTTATGCAGCTAGACTGAGCCCGCCAAAAGGATTTCTTCTTCTTCCATTTATATGGAAAGAGGTAGTAAAGAAAGAAAAAGTAAAACTATTGATAACTGCAGATAGAAATACCAATGATCGTAATGTCATCCGTTTAACTAAATTAATTAAAAAATTCAATTTAGATAAATATATAGAATTCATAGGATATCTAAATAAAGAGAATTACTATCCAAAAATTTCCAAATCTAAAGGAGTAATCATCCCTTCATTAGGAGATTCATATTCGATGGCTATACTTGAAGCGCTATCTTTAAAAACTGTTTATATAGGACTAAAGTTACCCACACTAGAATATCTTTACAAAGACATTGAGCCAGTATTTTTAGAGGAAAATGTTAATGGAATAGCACAACGAATACTTAGGATTTTAAACATGAAAGAAGAGGAATATAATTCTATGTTTGACAATGAAAAAGTAAGAGAATTTCTTAAACTTCATCAGAGCTGGGACTTAGTAGCTAAATTAGAATTAGATACGTTTCTAAAACTCATCAAGTAA
- a CDS encoding glycosyltransferase: MKLSVIIPTFNSSRTIHLVVRSALKIADEVIVVDSFSSDNTAEIAEKEGAKVIQVKGSRLIARIDGSKIAKGDYIVNLDSDMYFSENFKGFEEKVIALGEITVGKGLVHKIMSIDREITHKKWRENLDVIKGGIIPRMYERELLLKAYENIPRSLAERLNAFEDSVIYYEVMKIYKGKVQFIPNAVYHIEDDSLPQFIRKWYKYGKNAKLLKGTKYEIIAKERKTRPGLTTSEKIKLLIPTLVKGIPFTLGYYF, from the coding sequence ATGAAGCTTTCAGTTATCATTCCTACTTTCAATTCTTCACGTACTATTCACCTTGTCGTTAGAAGTGCATTAAAGATCGCTGATGAGGTAATCGTGGTAGATTCCTTTTCCTCCGATAATACGGCTGAGATTGCTGAAAAAGAAGGAGCTAAGGTTATTCAAGTTAAGGGAAGTAGGTTAATTGCTAGAATTGATGGTTCTAAAATTGCTAAAGGTGATTACATAGTTAACCTAGACTCTGATATGTATTTTTCTGAGAACTTCAAAGGTTTTGAAGAGAAAGTTATTGCTTTAGGTGAGATTACAGTAGGTAAGGGTTTAGTTCATAAGATAATGTCGATCGATAGGGAAATAACTCACAAGAAGTGGAGGGAAAACTTAGATGTGATTAAAGGTGGGATCATTCCCAGAATGTATGAAAGAGAGTTGTTGTTAAAGGCTTATGAAAATATTCCTAGAAGTTTAGCGGAAAGGCTTAATGCTTTTGAGGATAGTGTAATCTATTATGAAGTAATGAAAATATACAAGGGCAAAGTACAATTTATTCCAAATGCAGTTTATCATATAGAGGACGATTCTCTTCCTCAGTTCATAAGGAAGTGGTATAAGTACGGGAAGAATGCTAAATTATTAAAAGGTACAAAATATGAGATAATCGCTAAGGAGAGAAAAACAAGGCCAGGGTTAACTACATCAGAAAAGATTAAACTACTTATTCCCACTTTAGTAAAAGGAATACCATTTACCTTGGGATATTATTTCTAG